The following nucleotide sequence is from Barnesiella viscericola DSM 18177.
TAGTGAACCCAAGGAACTTTGGAAATTATATTCCCAGTCTCTTTCACGGTTGTTGCGTGAATAAATGTATTCACCTTTTACGTAGATGTTACGGAAGTTGGCCATACCCTCGATTCCATATTTGAATACGCTCTTGACGTTATTGACCGTGGCACTCAGGAATTTGGTTTGGTCGATACTCGACTCCAATCCCGAAGCATAAACGACGCTACGGTTGAAATCATCGCTACCGTTGGTGAACCCGTTGGCGTTGGGACGGCGATAGTTAACCGATCCACCGATGTGGAAGTTCCAGTCGTCGTTGGTCATACGGCCCAAGATTCTGGCCGAAGCACTGTATCCCATATCACCTTGGTTGTACTCTGTGGCCAGTTTTTGCGAGAACAAACCACCTTCAACCCAGAAATAGGGGTGGTAGTAACGGTACGATACACCTAATGCACGACCTGTGCCCAAGGCCTCTACCGTAGCCGATTTGTTGATGAATGAATAGTCCATCGAGCTTTGAATGTTCTCAGCCGAGAACGGTTCGGCGTAGTTACCTACTTTCAAGAAACCGTTTTTGTTGGTGTGCCATCTCAGATAGGCATCTTTGATGACCGATGAAGAGGCCAGATCGAAGTCTAGTTTGATATCGAAGGCTTTTCCTATCTGGCTGAACAATCTGATACGGGCAGCCTGGAATTTTGCACCCGAACCCCGATCGGTGAAATCATCGAAATAGTAGGCTCCGTCCATGGCAACTCTACCGCCTACACGGAAAGAGAAGTTGTTGTCTTTTGATTTGAATTTGACGATACCGTCGGCCATATAGGCGTCCAGTTCTTGCTGTGCTTCGGTTTTCTCTTGCGCAAATACGTTGGCGGCGCTGGTACAAAGACACAATCCTAAAATAAAAATATATTTTTTCATGTTTTTCTAAGATTTAAAAGTGATGAAATTAATAGCCCAGTTCGTCCAATACTTCTCGTGCGTCTCTTACGGGTTTGTTTTTGTGAATGTTGTCTTCGATACCAAGATTGCTATTGGAGCGGAAATAGTTCAGACCTTGATCGGCATATTGTTGCAATTCGGTGTTGTAGAAGCGGATAGCCATATCGGCCAAGTTGGTAAATGCGCCGTCCAGGTAGTTTTTGTCTTCACCACCCTCTTTGTTGGGGTCGCACCACGGGCCGGTGTATTTCAAGTATTGTTCATTGGTGTTGAACGACCAAGCGTGAATGTGCATGCCTGTTCGACGAATCATATCGCCTTGCCAAGGAAGCAGACTCGAAGGATAACCATCGACATAGTCGATCATCGGGCCCATGATGGTAGCGCCTGTTCTGATGGCAAAGTTAATCTTGTCGGCATAAGTGGCAGGATTACCGCTCATATCATACATCAAGTAAACTATAGGAATAAGTCTCTTGAATGCCTTGCGGAAGTTTGCCAAGCCGGCACCGTCAAAGGTCTGTACAATAATACGGGCGGGAGTATTGGCAATATCTACGGCACCCGGTTGTCCGTTCTTGTAGGCCACTTTCTTCATGTCGGCGATGTTGTCGGCATACCAGCCGTTTTCGGTCAAGCATTTGGCCAGAGCCTCTTCCATTCCCGAGAACAGGTAGGGAGCTTTCGTTTCGATGTAAACACCGGGACGGTTTCCGTTGTCGAAGGGGTCGTCTTCATATTCGGTTCTTACATAGTTGCCTTCTGCATCTGTTACGATGATACGTTTTCCGTTGGCATCACGTTTGATGCGTTTTCCTTCGGCAATGGCCAATACATCTTCCAAGGTCAAGATATCTTGTCCCACGAAAGAGGCGCGGGCCTGTTCGGGATTGGCCTCGTTGAACCAGGAGCCGATATCCAGTTTAAGCAGTTCTTGATAGGTGAATGCGCTTGTATAGTCGTTCTTTCTGTTGGGATAGACAACTTCTACATCGGTCGTTCTCAGCAGACTTTCATCGTGAAGAGCGAGAATGACACCGTCTTTGGTCTTTTGAAGGTCACATTCGAGGTAATCTGCACCCATGTTTCTTGCCCATCTCATGGCAGCTTCGCTCTCTTCGGGAGCCCAGAATTCAGTTCCGCGGTGTGCAATAATGATATTTTTGGGTAAGTAGTTGATCACATCTTTTTGTTCCGAGCTGAGTGGTAGGAGCTCAGGGACATCGAACGTGGAGTAGCCGTCGGTGCGACCATCCTCCTGACACGATGTGAAGGTCGTCGAAAGAGTCGTTGCTAATGCTAAGGCATAGAGCAACCTTGAATGAATAGATTTTGCTTTCATTTTAATTAAATTTTTAGGTTATAGAGTGTTTTTACATAATGTGCAAAGGAATGGGACTCCCCTTGAAGGGTCGTGAGCCCATTGATTTCAGGGCTCACAAACCTCCTTTATTCGGGGATAATTTCATGAAGAAATCCTATTTCTTGTTTTGAATCAGGTATTGTTCCTCTTTATAGGTAAAGCTAACAAAGAATATCGACAGGAAGCAGGCTGCCAGCAGCAGGATAAAGGTCCAGTCCCAACCGGCGTGCTCGGCTACGTAACCGATTACGATGTTGGCCAGGATAGCGGTACCGAAGAAGTAACCGAAGAATCCCGTCAGACCGGCCGATGTACCGGCTGCGTTTTTCGGAGCCAGGTCGAGAGCCTGTACACCAATCAGCATCACCGGGCCGTAGATGAAGAAACCGATGGCGATAAGCGACAGGGTTACCAGCGTGTAGTTGTCGGAGAATTGCCAGTAGGTGAAGATAAACACGGCCACAATGAGCATGAAGATGATGGTGGTGATGGCCCGGCGGCCCTTGAAGAGTTTGTCGCTTACCCAACCGCAGAAGAGCGTGCCCGGTATGGCGGCAAATTCGTAGGCGAAGTAGGCCCAACCGGCCTCTTTGATGTCGTAGCCCTGAGCCTCTTTCAGGAAGGTGGGAGCCCAGTCGAGGCAGCCGTAGCGTACCATGTAGACGAAGGCGTTGGCGATGGCGATGAACCACAGCATCTTGTTGTTGAGCACATACTTGAAGAAGATCTCTTTCGTGGTCAGCACCTCTTCCTGTTTGGCGCTGTAATTGCGGGGATAGTCGTTGCGATATTTCTCAATCGAGGGCAGTCCGCACGATTGCGGGGTGTCGCGAATCAACACGTAGGCGAAGAGAGCGATAAGGATAGCTACGGCCGACGGGAATACATAGGTTCCGATGAGGAAGTAGTGAGTCGTGTCGGCTCCGTAGAACCACGAACCGAACCAGATGGCGCCATAAACAGCCATCGGGCCTACCAGGGCGCCGCCCACGTTGTGAGCACAGTTCCAGATAGCCATCTTGGTACCACGCTCTTTTACCGAGAACCAGTGAGTCATCACACGTCCGCACGGGGGCCAACCCATACCGTTGAACCAACCTACCAGGAAGTTGAGGGCAGCCATCATGAAGATAGCCCAACCTTTATTTTCGGGGCCGAAGGCAACAACGGGAACAATCATGAACATCATGGATAGGGAGGCCAGAATCAAGCCCAACGGGAGGAATACCCGCGCATTGCTGCGGTCCGATACACTACCCATCAAGAACTTCGAGAGGGCATAGGCTATGGCGTTCATAGACAAAACGATACTCAGCTCTCCCTTTTCGTAGCCAAACTGAGCCAGCTCGGGAATGGCCATGGAGAAGTTCTTGCGGACAATGTAGTAACCTGCGTAACCAATAAAAATTCCTAAGAATACCTGCCATCTCAGACTCTTATAGCGGGAGTCTATCTGGTCGGCCGGGAGTTCCGGCTTGTAGGCAGGGGGTGCCATAAAGTTCCACATGATAATTAGATTTTAATGTAAGATTTATAAGATAATTGTTTATTTGTTCAGTTTCATGGTTCCTTCTACGTCGATGGCCTCGGCCAAGATGCTGATCGGGTGTTTCACCTCGTAGGGGGTGGACATCTCGATTTGCCATTTGCAGGTCTCGCAGTCGGTGGCTACGTATTGCACGCCTGCTGCCTTGATTTGGTTGAAGAGCGATTCGCCTATGCCTTGCGAGGTGGGGTAGTTCTCTTTCTTGAAGCCGTAGGTACCGCCTATGCCGCAGCATTGCGAGTCGAGCACGACCAGATCGAGATGGGGGATTTGCCGCAACAGTTCGATGGAGTAGTAGCCCCACCCCAGTTTCTCCATGTGGCAGGGAGTGTGGTAGGCGACTCTCACCGGTTGGGTGTCGCGGAATTTCAGTTTTACTTTCCCCTCTTCGAGCAGCCGGTAGATGAAGCGGGTGGCCAGTTCGACCGAGTCGCGCACGTCGTCGTTCTCGACTTGCAGCAAGTGGGGATATTCGTCGCGTATGGTGAAGGTACAGGTCGATGAGGCGGCGATAACCGGACGTTTCTCTTCGTTCACCGATTTGCGTATCGATTCGATATTGATGTGGGCCTGTTTCTTGGCCTGGTTGATGAGCCCGTTGGAGATGAGGGCCACGCCACAGCATTTCTCCTTTTCCAGCAGGTGCACGCCGTAGCCGATGGCATTCATCACCTTCACCACGTCCTTGCCCAGCTGGGGGTAGTTGTAGTTGATGTAGCAGCCGTGGAAGAAGCTCACGTGGTTGGGGTAGAGCTCCTGTTTGTCGGCGGCGTTTTTCTTGAACCAGCTGACAAAGGTTTGCCCGGCATACTTGGGGAAGGTACGGTGCTTGTCTATCTTCAAGACGCTGTCCATCACCGCTTTTACCGGTTTCAGCGCTACGGTGGTGTTGACGATGGGAGCGAAGGTCGACGACAGGGTGCCCACGATGTCGGTATTGGCCAGAATCATGTCGCGCAACGAAGGTTTCTTCTGACTGTATTTGATGCGGGCCAGTTGGATAATGTCGCCGATGCGCACGTTGGAGGGGCAAGCCACCTCGCAGCGTTTGCAGTTCAGACAGTATTTGAGGGCTTCGTCAAAAAACTCGCCTCTTTTCAGCCGTAACCGTTCGCCGTCGGGACCCGCCTGTTTCGGACCCGGGTAGTTGGGATTTACGGGAACAACCGGACAATAGACGGTGCATACCGTACATTTGAGGCATTGTTCAAAATTATTGTCGCTGATGTTATATTGTTGCGTATTCATCGTTACTCTATTTTTTCAAGTTATCGGCCACATACAGGGCAGTCAACAGGGATACTCCGGCTCCGCAGCCCTCTTGCAGGGCATCGAAGCCGCTCAAAACCGAGCCGATTGCATATACATTCTCTTGGATTTTTCCGTGGATTTTTATCCGGAACCGCTCGTCGGTAGCGACGCCGAAGGTGCGGTAGCGCTGTGAGGCGAATACCGAGGGGTTGTACCACGTGTTGCGGTTGGGGTCAAACTCGACGTCGGCATCGAACACGGGGTCGAACACCCGGTCCATGAGGGCATACAGTCCGTTGCTGAAAAAGCTGCCCGATGCCAGCACGAAGTGGTCGGCCTGCAAGGCGATGTCGCCGTGATTGACGGTGTAGACGCTGTACACCCGTCCGTCGCCCGTCTCGGCATTGACTACGGTATCGCCCAGCATGTAGTATCCGCCGGCCTGCTCGAATACGTGGCGCAGCCGTTGCTGGGTGCGTATGCCGGGAACCGAGGGGGGCATGGTGGAAATGACGTATACCGGTATGTCGAGTTGTTTTTTCAGTGTGCTTACTGTCTGTGACGACGCAAGTCCGAAGATGGCCGGTACGGCTACGATGTCGAACCCTTTGCTCTTCTCTTGCAGCCGGGCGATAAAGGTTTCGAGAACGCTTCCCGATTCCATGACGCGGGCGATGTTGGCCGACCGCATCTCGGTGGGACTTTGGCGCAACCGTTCAAACTCGGGCAGCGAGATGGCGACAATCTGGCACGAGGCTCCGGCGGTCTCGAAGGCGTCGGCCACGAACTTGGTGTTGAAATCGAGGAAGCCGGTGATGTTGACCAGCAATATCTTTTTGCCTTTCAGCTCGTCGGGTGATTCCAGCGTGGTGAAGTCGTCGAGCGTGAGCCAGGTAGGCAGGGCCGTTCCCATGGGCGATATGCGATAGGTGTTGTGTTTCGAGTCGCCGTGTACCCCAACGCCCGATGCGATGAGCAGCTGTTTGGCCTCTTGGGCATAGTGGGTAAAGCGGTCGCCTATCTTGGCGTAAGGGTGGCTCTTGTCGAGTTGAGCCACAGCCTCTTCGGGGTTGCTTACGGGAGTCCCGTCGGGTAGCTCGTTCAGCAAATCGAATGAACCCGAAGAAAAATGCAATGCACTCTGTCCGGCCGATACGATGGCACATTTCGTGCCTGCCTGCTGCAAGCGAATGCCACAAGTCAGGCCGGCCAAACCTCCTCCAATAATTACGGTATCGAATTTCATTTCTCTTCCATTTTATTCATTCCACATAATCCTTTGTAGACCCATTGGGTATATTCGCCTTCCCGAAGGGCTTCGCCCCAGGCTACGGGGTACATGCCTTTCCAGCGTTCGTTCAGGAATCGGGCCAGGTCGGCTTTGGCCTGGTGGGCGCAGTTGTGCGCCTCGCTCAGCAGACCGGCGGCCCGGCAGGCGCAGAGTTCGCCTTGGCAGGTACCCATGCCCACGCGGGTGCGGTGGCGCAGGTCCTCCATGTTGTGTACGTCGAGCTCTTTCAGAGCATATTTTACTTCGCCTACCGACACATCTTCGCATTCGCATACGAGGCTGTTGTCCACCTCGTTGTCGGTGGAAATCCGGGCAGCCAGGTCGCCGTGGCGGCCGATGGTCGAACGTCTGATGGGGCTGGTGGCGTGTTTCTTGTCGGTCGATTCGGGCTCCTCGTTCCGTGAACCGGGCAGGGGCTCGTTCATGGTCGTGCAGGGTTTGTCGATACCCAGTTTGGCACAGGCCAGGTCGGTGGCCTTCTCGGCCATCAGGCGGTAGGTCATCAGTTTGCCTCCCGTGATGGTGGCAAAGCCGGGCACTCCGTCGCGGGTCTCGTGGTCGAGCAGCACGATGCCCCGGCTGATGTTGCGGCCCGTGGGGTCGTTGTCGGCGGCGACCAGCGGGCGCACACCGGCATAGGCGCGCAGGATACGCGTGGTGGCGAGGGCTGGGGCCAGTTTCTCGCCTTCGCGCAACAGCAGGTCGACCTCTTCCGAGGTTACCCGCATGTCGTCGACCTCGTCAAATCCCACGTGGCTCGACGTGGTACCGATGAGGCAGATGGTATCGCCGGGTACCAGGATGTCGGCATCGGCCGGTTTGCGGCAACGGTTGAGTACGACGTTGTTGACCCGGTGGCCGAAGATGAGCAGCGAACCTTTGGCGGGGTACATGCCTACCTCGATTCCGGCCATCTTGGCAATGTTGTGTCCCCAGATACCACCGGCGTTGATGGTAAGCGGGGCGTAGTAGTTGGTCGACTCTTTTTTCTT
It contains:
- a CDS encoding OprO/OprP family phosphate-selective porin; this translates as MKKYIFILGLCLCTSAANVFAQEKTEAQQELDAYMADGIVKFKSKDNNFSFRVGGRVAMDGAYYFDDFTDRGSGAKFQAARIRLFSQIGKAFDIKLDFDLASSSVIKDAYLRWHTNKNGFLKVGNYAEPFSAENIQSSMDYSFINKSATVEALGTGRALGVSYRYYHPYFWVEGGLFSQKLATEYNQGDMGYSASARILGRMTNDDWNFHIGGSVNYRRPNANGFTNGSDDFNRSVVYASGLESSIDQTKFLSATVNNVKSVFKYGIEGMANFRNIYVKGEYIYSRNNRERDWEYNFQSSLGSLLSTMFPTMEAYQKFMGADTPACFSGYTVEAGVLIFGGNYSYNRVDALMNRPKGKTLELVLRYNHTDLNDIVDGNIFYNGAFYTSSLHASFGLKDQSIAGGKADTFTVGLNYYVTDNIVTRLNYSYQKVDNQYNLPMSLDKNLHSIQARVAFEF
- a CDS encoding glycerophosphodiester phosphodiesterase family protein — its product is MKAKSIHSRLLYALALATTLSTTFTSCQEDGRTDGYSTFDVPELLPLSSEQKDVINYLPKNIIIAHRGTEFWAPEESEAAMRWARNMGADYLECDLQKTKDGVILALHDESLLRTTDVEVVYPNRKNDYTSAFTYQELLKLDIGSWFNEANPEQARASFVGQDILTLEDVLAIAEGKRIKRDANGKRIIVTDAEGNYVRTEYEDDPFDNGNRPGVYIETKAPYLFSGMEEALAKCLTENGWYADNIADMKKVAYKNGQPGAVDIANTPARIIVQTFDGAGLANFRKAFKRLIPIVYLMYDMSGNPATYADKINFAIRTGATIMGPMIDYVDGYPSSLLPWQGDMIRRTGMHIHAWSFNTNEQYLKYTGPWCDPNKEGGEDKNYLDGAFTNLADMAIRFYNTELQQYADQGLNYFRSNSNLGIEDNIHKNKPVRDAREVLDELGY
- the pgtP gene encoding phosphoglycerate transporter protein PgtP; translated protein: MWNFMAPPAYKPELPADQIDSRYKSLRWQVFLGIFIGYAGYYIVRKNFSMAIPELAQFGYEKGELSIVLSMNAIAYALSKFLMGSVSDRSNARVFLPLGLILASLSMMFMIVPVVAFGPENKGWAIFMMAALNFLVGWFNGMGWPPCGRVMTHWFSVKERGTKMAIWNCAHNVGGALVGPMAVYGAIWFGSWFYGADTTHYFLIGTYVFPSAVAILIALFAYVLIRDTPQSCGLPSIEKYRNDYPRNYSAKQEEVLTTKEIFFKYVLNNKMLWFIAIANAFVYMVRYGCLDWAPTFLKEAQGYDIKEAGWAYFAYEFAAIPGTLFCGWVSDKLFKGRRAITTIIFMLIVAVFIFTYWQFSDNYTLVTLSLIAIGFFIYGPVMLIGVQALDLAPKNAAGTSAGLTGFFGYFFGTAILANIVIGYVAEHAGWDWTFILLLAACFLSIFFVSFTYKEEQYLIQNKK
- the glpC gene encoding anaerobic glycerol-3-phosphate dehydrogenase subunit GlpC yields the protein MNTQQYNISDNNFEQCLKCTVCTVYCPVVPVNPNYPGPKQAGPDGERLRLKRGEFFDEALKYCLNCKRCEVACPSNVRIGDIIQLARIKYSQKKPSLRDMILANTDIVGTLSSTFAPIVNTTVALKPVKAVMDSVLKIDKHRTFPKYAGQTFVSWFKKNAADKQELYPNHVSFFHGCYINYNYPQLGKDVVKVMNAIGYGVHLLEKEKCCGVALISNGLINQAKKQAHINIESIRKSVNEEKRPVIAASSTCTFTIRDEYPHLLQVENDDVRDSVELATRFIYRLLEEGKVKLKFRDTQPVRVAYHTPCHMEKLGWGYYSIELLRQIPHLDLVVLDSQCCGIGGTYGFKKENYPTSQGIGESLFNQIKAAGVQYVATDCETCKWQIEMSTPYEVKHPISILAEAIDVEGTMKLNK
- the glpB gene encoding glycerol-3-phosphate dehydrogenase subunit GlpB, which produces MKFDTVIIGGGLAGLTCGIRLQQAGTKCAIVSAGQSALHFSSGSFDLLNELPDGTPVSNPEEAVAQLDKSHPYAKIGDRFTHYAQEAKQLLIASGVGVHGDSKHNTYRISPMGTALPTWLTLDDFTTLESPDELKGKKILLVNITGFLDFNTKFVADAFETAGASCQIVAISLPEFERLRQSPTEMRSANIARVMESGSVLETFIARLQEKSKGFDIVAVPAIFGLASSQTVSTLKKQLDIPVYVISTMPPSVPGIRTQQRLRHVFEQAGGYYMLGDTVVNAETGDGRVYSVYTVNHGDIALQADHFVLASGSFFSNGLYALMDRVFDPVFDADVEFDPNRNTWYNPSVFASQRYRTFGVATDERFRIKIHGKIQENVYAIGSVLSGFDALQEGCGAGVSLLTALYVADNLKK
- the glpA gene encoding anaerobic glycerol-3-phosphate dehydrogenase subunit A, with the translated sequence MNLNGKSNEYDVIIIGGGITGAGTARDCSLRGMRVLLLERFDFAAGATGRNHGLLHSGARYAVTDKESASECIKENMILRKIARHCVEENNGLFISLPEDDINFQSKFVESCHEAGIDAQIIDPAEARRIEPSVNPNLIGAVKVPDGSVDPFRLTLANIIDAKAHGAQILVYHEVTALIKEQGRVIGVAVWDHKKKESTNYYAPLTINAGGIWGHNIAKMAGIEVGMYPAKGSLLIFGHRVNNVVLNRCRKPADADILVPGDTICLIGTTSSHVGFDEVDDMRVTSEEVDLLLREGEKLAPALATTRILRAYAGVRPLVAADNDPTGRNISRGIVLLDHETRDGVPGFATITGGKLMTYRLMAEKATDLACAKLGIDKPCTTMNEPLPGSRNEEPESTDKKHATSPIRRSTIGRHGDLAARISTDNEVDNSLVCECEDVSVGEVKYALKELDVHNMEDLRHRTRVGMGTCQGELCACRAAGLLSEAHNCAHQAKADLARFLNERWKGMYPVAWGEALREGEYTQWVYKGLCGMNKMEEK